The Zingiber officinale cultivar Zhangliang chromosome 9A, Zo_v1.1, whole genome shotgun sequence genome window below encodes:
- the LOC122018824 gene encoding uncharacterized protein LOC122018824: protein MRREAPARGGRDMPHMSANEAGNLKDHRSDWHHDQFIRRPHRISLSPSSRDRHPRSPPIRRSSSTDRRDYASRRSDYGKQLHNDPTSTPHRRYLHSPNQREGYELPHRFMLSNDSNLKPELSSNPKTSHMIEDEEYLLNDNGLPGASHLGLETQSMLYQKRLIWDDGSPQTFYSLPEDANFSTEAALLKQEYTGRNRVPLDVGFRDYHDRLRNPFDERHGVKAYTSDASFATTPSLRSYGGASSSNLSKNDMLSLYDDHPHQPSDGYLRDGSNKYINDTFDRIGYVQMQISEPLRRNPLSPAQMDPQYFEPDGFSQRELSNRRFLVSDEIYEKIPWRSHSDHHDKIGLSFRDRVGGRIGELDASRNVTSESGHWDKQYYLHEDAELEYQEVKNIKADFLEGSSSGHTSGYKIKPSRVHELATVEGTHALRSVAGLNSYNERPTSPTYYGRRVNVYGQVIKSPQREADMYDLYELPSERITRKQFVSDVRISEPDPRSLVSNNQTAFRSISSAGATGNMWSERRDEQQEVMQSKRMAIGHSKYKTVSHRVSRSDNWPTAGETLRHPKHGHGTNIKKRLRSGPSEAHGSYNSERRQEFFKSHKSWKKDLEERHEGPAHDRYVSDDTRTQRKRDPVEGSEEFKQQVHKSFLRFLKLLNEDMQQLKRYREQGNESHLCCICGSTSEKFPDTHSLVSHFYHSGKVGLKTEHLGLHKALCLVMGWNWLVAPDQARTYQSAAAPEAKNLKEDLILWPPVVIFHNNSTGKKALNNKNTVLSTEGIQEILRELGVEVLKTTICKGNPSNQSVFSIKFFPTFSGLQEAERLHKRLAENHHGRQDFLQGSTSKNNPTNEGEACFKKFPSLYGYMAIAEDLPKLDSETMKRCMVKSKKDIEAIADAPLNLD from the exons ATGCGCCGCGAAGCGCCTGCTAGAGGTGGACGGGACATGCCGCATATGTCTGCCAACGAAGCCGGCAACTTGAAGGACCATAGATCTGATTGGCATCATGATCAGTTCATACGTCGACCCCATCGAATCAGCTTAAGCCCTTCGAGCAGGGATAGGCATCCTCGCTCACCCCCCATCCGCCGGAGCTCCTCGACAGATCGCAGGGATTATGCCTCTAGGCGATCTGATTATGGGAAGCAGCTCCATAATGACCCCACATCAACTCCCCATCGTCGCTACTTGCACTCACCCAATCAGCGGGAAGGTTATGAACTACCACACAGATTTATGCTGTCAAATGACTCCAATTTGAAGCCAGAGCTGTCCTCTAACCCAAAAACGTCTCACATGATCGAAGATGAAGAATATCTCCTGAATGACAATGGTCTTCCAGGGGCTTCACATTTGGGGCTTGAAACCCAGAGCATGCTGTATCAAAAGCGGCTTATTTGGGATGATGGATCGCCCCAAACTTTCTACTCACTGCCTGAAGATGCGAATTTCTCAACTGAAGCTGCATTGCTCAAGCAAGAGTACACAGGAAGAAATAGAGTGCCATTAGATGTGGGGTTCCGTGACTACCACGATCGACTGAGAAATCCATTCGATGAGAGACATGGAGTGAAAGCATATACTAGTGATGCATCTTTTGCAACAACTCCATCGTTGAGGTCCTATGGTGGTGCCTCATCATCCAATCTTTCAAAAAATGATATGTTGAGCTTGTATGATGATCACCCTCACCAACCTTCAGATGGTTACTTAAGAGATGGTTCAAACAAGTATATAAATGACACTTTTGACAGGATTGGGTATGTTCAAATGCAGATTTCTGAACCACTGAGAAGGAACCCACTTAGTCCAGCTCAAATGGATCCTCAGTACTTTGAACCTGACGGATTTAGCCAGAGAGAGCTAAGTAATCGTAGATTTCTTGTTTCAGATGAGATATATGAAAAAATACCATGGAGGTCTCATAGTGACCATCACGACAAGATAGGCTTATCTTTCAGGGATCGTGTAGGAGGTAGGATTGGAGAATTGGATGCTTCAAGAAATGTTACAAGTGAAAGTGGCCATTGGGataaacaatattatttacaCGAAGATGCAGAGTTGGAGTATCAAGAGGTTAAGAACATTAAGGCTGACTTTTTGGAAGGTTCTTCTAGTGGGCATACTTCTGGATACAAAATAAAACCATCACGAGTTCATGAATTAGCTACTGTTGAAGGAACACATGCTTTAAGGTCTGTTGCTGGTCTTAATAGTTACAATGAAAGGCCTACTAGTCCTACTTATTATGGTCGTCGAGTGAATGTATATGGACAGGTTATCAAATCGCCACAGAGGGAAGCTGATATGTATGATCTTTATGAATTGCCATCTGAAAGAATAACTAGAAAACAGTTTGTTTCTGATGTTCGCATAAGTGAACCTGATCCAAGAAGCCTTGTTTCTAACAATCAAACTGCCTTTAGATCAATTTCCTCAGCAGGTGCTACTGGTAACATGTGGTCAGAGAGAAGGGATGAACAACAAGAGGTAATGCAATCTAAGCGCATGGCTATTGGGCATAGCAAATATAAAACAGTTTCTCATAGGGTGTCTAGATCTGATAATTGGCCGACTGCTGGAGAAACTCTCAGACATCCTAAACATGGACATGGTACAAACATTAAAAAACGACTCAGGTCTGGTCCATCAGAAGCTCATGGCTCATATAATTCTGAGAGAAGACAGGAATTTTTCAAATCCCACAAATCTTGGAAGAAGGACCTAGAAGAGCGGCATGAAGGTCCTGCTCATGATAGATATGTTTCTGATGATACTAGGACACAAAGAAAGAGGGATCCAGTTGAAGGTTCTGAAGAATTTAAGCAGCAAGTCCACAAGTCCTTTCTTCGATTTCTTAAGTTGCTGAATGAGGATATGCAGCAACTTAAGAGATATCGCGAGCAAGGAAATGAGAGTCATCTTTGCTGCATATGTGGCAG TACGTCAGAGAAGTTTCCTGACACACacagcttggtgagtcacttttATCACTCTGGCAAGGTGGGTTTAAAGACAGAACATTTGGGTCTTCACAAAGCACTTTGTCTTGTTATGGGATGGAATTGGCTTGTGGCTCCTGACCAAGCAAGGACTTATCAGTCTGCTGCTGCTCCTGAAGCTAAGAATCTGAAAGAGGACCTCATTCTCTGGCCTCCAGTTGTTATTTTCCATAATAACTCCACTGGGAAAAAGGCCCTCAATAACAAGAATACTGTCCTGTCTACGGAAGGGATACAGGAAATACTGAGAG AATTGGGGGTTGAAGTATTAAAAACAACAATTTGTAAAGGGAACCCATCCAATCAAAGTGTGTTCTCCATCAAGTTCTTCCCAACTTTTTCCGGGCTGCAAGAAGCAGAGAGGCTTCACAAACGACTTGCAGAAAATCATCATGGCAGACAAGATTTTCTTCAGGGGTCTACCAGCAAAAATAACCCAACAAATGAAGGGGAAGCTTGCTTTAAGAAATTCCCTTCTCTTTATGGATACATGGCAATTGCAGAAGATCTGCCTAAGCTTGATTCAGAAACAATGAAACGATGTATGGTTAAGAGTAAGAAGGATATTGAGGCCATCGCCGATGCCCCACTCAATTTGGATTGA